In Fusarium fujikuroi IMI 58289 draft genome, chromosome FFUJ_chr08, one genomic interval encodes:
- a CDS encoding related to GTPase-activating protein gyp10, whose product MDNPTDSDNKSPLSFSRTSSNTIASTNIETSQEPDMLSHPKAADIIKACEWRDIGRLRSLAEAHGGFLSDALRRQAWPILLGLDAPSDEKDDPDLALPQEESNAWKQLPRHRDEDQVQLDVNRSFIYYPASISQSLLAPQDMARANAVPDQSDAELSLRKSELSSLITEVLRRYPYLCYFQGYHDISQVLLLVLAPTWRARVLARLSVLRIRDFMLPNFGPTTAQLRLLPDIIHAADPKLRRHLAGVEPFYALAGTLTMYAHNIETYQDIARLFDVFLAREPVFTVYVFAQIILDRRNEIFEIDEPDMLHVILGKVPTKMDLDELIIKSAALFGQHPPETLSYWRHISNFSALKTARDIETCAKQTMEEGSELFEKQVKELHWQEMWDHIKLVLWRYRRPAKTVGMALVVGALAFYLRRNPILVHRIASFFSP is encoded by the exons ATGGACAATCCGACGGATAGCGATAATAAGTCGCCCTTGTCTTTCAGTCGCACCAGCAGCAATACCATTGCCAGCACCAACATAGAGACATCGCAGGAACCGGACATGCTATCTCATCCTAAAGCTGCAGATATCATCAAAGCATGCGAATGGAGAGACATTGGCCGTCTCCGGTCGCTAGCTGAAGCTCATGGTGGATTCCTGTCGGATGCATTGCGAAGACAAGCAT GGCCCATCTTACTAGGTCTTGATGCTCCCTCTGACGAAAAGGATGACCCTGATCTTGCATTGCCTCAAGAAGAATCCAACGCATGGAAGCAATTACCCCGCCATAGAGATGAGGATCAGGTCCAGCTCGATGTCAATCGCTCGTTCATCTATTACCCAGCCAGTATTTCTCAATCCCTACTTGCTCCCCAAGACATGGCGAGAGCTAATGCAGTGCCAGACCAATCCGACGCAGAGCTGAGTCTCCGCAAGTCAGAACTCTCATCCCTCATCACCGAGGTCCTACGTCGTTACCCTTATCTGTGCTACTTCCAGGGCTACCACGACATCTCTCAGGTTCtactgctggtgctggcacCAACATGGAGAGCTCGTGTTCTCGCGCGCCTATCCGTCCTGAGGATACGGGACTTTATGTTGCCCAATTTTGGGCCAACTACCGCTCAACTCCGTCTTCTGCCGGACATTATTCATGCTGCTGATCCCAAGCTCCGACGGCATCTTGCAGGTGTTGAGCCCTTCTATGCATTAGCGGGAACCCTGACCATGTATGCCCACAACATCGAGACCTATCAAGACATCGCCAGATTGTTCGACGTCTTCCTAGCCCGGGAGCCTGTATTTACAGTCTACGTGTTTGCGCAGATCATTCTTGACCGTCGAAATGAGATCTTCGAGATAGACGAGCCTGATATGCTGCATGTCATTTTGGGCAAAGTCCCAACAAAAATGGATCTGGAcgagcttattataaaatcaGCCGCCCTCTTTGGGCAGCATCCTCCTGAGACTCTTAGCTACTGGCGACACATCTCTAATTTTAGTGCTCTAAAGACGGCCCGGGATATCGAAACCTGTGCGAAACAGACCATGGAAGAGGGCTCAGAACTTTTCGAGAAGCAGGTCAAAGAACTTCATTGGCAAGAAATGTGGGATCACATCAAGTTGGTCCTCTGGCGTTACCGCCGCCCAGCCAAGACCGTTGGTATGGCTCTTGTTGTGGGAGCCCTGGCTTTCTACCTTCGCCGCAATCCAATACTCGTCCATCGCATTgcctcattcttctctccaTAG
- a CDS encoding putative translation initiation factor FUN12-like protein: protein MAFQSSVLRDGEWVTQTVNFQDALNASSTTPKAASDPSLKAPECGILSRTVVESPVVHWILPVCLRLRSHNDIAFIGDRFVQISELRDDGQVHEVIRKADFGTRIRNAIVLGGPPKGDIPDAAAASTKTEGADVPMKDVAEASEAKEAKEASEASEGEEGKVAKGAKGAKEAKEAKEKRALPPQLLVLMLETGDAVFLFIQELFDGTLRFETTTFESPRNLQFLGYHLSIDPSSRYMSAGSAEGGFIVYELESLSHMKSQYEDGGSLKPVKSTRVRITQGVIHKMEFLYPRPEDDYHIILLLIIVRREVSKQAHVSRMVVYDWELGDELTAVFRSEKGTPLPKEHRMPLMIIPLKVNTAFLAVSEHSIGIVKNAFTGQTSFDTLETHSPQQTKLHHGAAEPLWTTWARPFRINIYLEKMDVIYLAREDGVIAHIEIDSRDLVPTVMTLGTISTNITTAFTTAYDVFSDVLITGGDSGPGGIWKVLIPRKDPQQVSIIPNWSPVVDLVTTDTNISWRSNSRRKDLSTKRKVSSNSRPKSDRIFCTSGRGPRSSLTELRWGIQARIGLEFDHDQHVRQSWMFPVEAQGERGFYVILSLPHSTDVLHFPADLSNANALSPEACPSRYNHGEVCGNPLLLAEHACCTDDIVVISSNGASASQLDVLLVDQMNLKHSTSINAKGEITCIGLFKTSAQTYIIAGSVTEGLPLLTIYSLAGLEISSNAPQPDLVTPDQKGHSHMEAYTSVLAIHDTAEKVILVLGTRSGHLVTILIPGEDIAHYSLSIEQIGISPTNVFPASSLFDGKQAFFTCCDNSLSIMTDFSPKGSRFKTKTRIWATDSNEPSMSSPPVHAAFGLQGSLSGYERHMSLMLLSGTRVLLVDIWPHVGPVPRNILLGGTPMRVIYSQTWKVLVVAHLKDDRPTLSFIDPESGANVATAANKDKQPSDFISGLGHLGDRIFGLYEWTYVKDGKHFPFIIVTTQHGRLMIVSVTAVKPESDDCPTRKLQFWTRYKKKGFAEPIYTVVGDDVGLLFCVGKVLHWEVLDLAEKKLKPMKQFRLDSPATTLRVEGTKVCVLTAQHSLQVIDLNVESESSDPSIIHSDRVTRFTGHVIEMGDSEEEPGKWPVSLISTAQAGFAGVWIPWSQRHKEFEVVVAGLLPTSIRRFRKGHTRPFWSAVDRQKRYNTLFSTADQADILGVSIDGSLHQFSLIGLDLWRFLRLIQNLAYQDKEICPFVRNSYSSGASDLGMDLDPELEPRRAREMMHIDGDLLQRCLDMSALEKLVLIGDGIDLFCEYLDGIDDGIYTEGFRETGSQGRKKYIELGYEILEYVLALAI, encoded by the exons ATGGCTTTTCAGAGCAGCGTTCTTAGAGATGGCGAGTGGGTGACGCAGACCGTTAACTTTCAAGATGCTTTGAACGCTTCTTCGACCACACCCAAAGCTGCCTCAGATCCAAGTCTCAAGGCACCTGAGTGTGGAATACTCTCTAGGACTGTCGTTGAGAGCCCTGTCGTTCATTGGATCCTCCCAGTTTGCTTACGATTGCGCTCTCACAACGACATCGCATTCATTGGC GATCGCTTCGTCCAAATCAGCGAACTCCGCGATGACGGACAAGTGCATGAGGTTATACGAAAAGCTGACTTTGGTACACGAATCCGAAATGCGATAGTTCTAGGAGGTCCGCCCAAGGGAGACATCCCTGACGCAGCCGCTGCTTCAACCAAGACCGAAGGCGCTGATGTTCCTATGAAAGATGTCGCAGAGGCGagcgaagccaaagaagccaaagaagccagCGAAGCCAgcgaaggcgaagaaggaaAAGTGGCCAAAGGGGCCAAGGGGGCCAAAGAGGCCAAAGAGGCCAAAGAAAAGCGTGCACTACCACCACAGCTACTGGTCCTAATGCTCGAGACTGGTGATGCTGTTTTTCTCTTCATTCAAGAACTTTTCGATGGGACACTGCGCTTTGAAACTACCACGTTTGAGAGCCCCAGAAATCTACAGTTCTTGGGGTATCACCTGTCCATTGACCCCTCGTCGCGATATATGTCTGCTGGATCCGCTGAAGGTGGATTCATTGTCTACGAGCTGGAGTCGCTGTCCCATATGAAATCTCAATATGAGGACGGCGGATCCTTGAAGCCTGTCAAGTCTACCCGCGTTCGAATAACGCAGGGCGTCATACACAAAATGGAGTTCTTATATCCACGACCGGAGGACGATTACCATATCATTCTCCTATTGATCATTGTTAGACGTGAAGTGAGTAAGCAGGCTCACGTGTCTCGCATGGTCGTCTACGACTGGGAGCTTGGCGATGAACTTACCGCAGTATTTCGGTCAGAGAAAGGGACACCACTGCCAAAAGAGCACCGAATGCCTCTCATGATCATTCCCCTCAAAGTCAATACTGCCTTCTTAGCAGTTTCAGAACACTCGATTGGCATAGTAAAGAACGCATTCACAGGGCAGACGTCGTTCGATACCTTGGAAACACACTCCCCTCAACAGACTAAGTTGCATCATGGAGCTGCCGAACCGCTCTGGACCACCTGGGCGAGACCTTTTAGGATTAACATATacctggagaagatggatgtCATTTATCTGGCTCGCGAAGATGGCGTTATTGCACATATTGAGATCGATTCGCGAGATCTAGTTCCAACAGTTATGACTCTCGGAACCATCAGCACCAACATCACAACCGCTTTCACTACAGCTTATGATGTCTTCTCGGATGTTTTGATAACTGGCGGCGACTCTGGTCCAGGTGGAATCTGGAAGGTG CTTATCCCTCGCAAAGATCCCCAACAAGTCAGCATCATTCCCAATTGGTCTCCTGTGGTCGATTTGGTCACGACAGATACCAATATCTCCTGGAGGAGTAATAGCAGGAGGAAAGATCTTTCGACGAAACGCAAGGtatcatcaaactcaagaCCGAAGTCGGATCGCATCTTCTGCACGTCCGGCCGTGGGCCCCGGTCGAGTTTGACAGAATTGAGATGGGGCATTCAGGCACGGATCGGCCTTGAGTTCGACCATGACCAACATGTCCGCCAGTCCTGGATGTTCCCAGTTGAGGCTCAAGGAGAGCGAGGCTTCTACGTAATTTTGTCACTGCCGCATTCTACTGATGTCCTTCACTTCCCCGCTGATCTCAGCAATGCGAATGCTCTGTCGCCAGAGGCCTGTCC CTCACGCTACAATCATGGTGAAGTCTGTGGAAACCCTCTATTGCTAGCTGAACATGCGTGCTGCACAGATGATATTGTAGTGATATCCTCAAATGGCGCAAGCGCTTCCCAACTTGATGTATTGCTGGTTGACCAAATGAATCTGAAGCACTCAACGTCCATTAATGCCAAAGGAGAAATAACTTGCATTGGTCTTTTCAAGACGTCAGCACAGACCTACATCATTGCAGGTTCTGTTACGGAAGGGTTGCCACTCTTGACTATATACTCGCTGGCTGGCCTTGAAATTAGCAGCAACGCCCCTCAGCCAGACCTTG TTACTCCTGACCAAAAAGGCCACTCTCATATGGAAGCATATACAAGTGTGCTAGCCATCCATGATACCGCTGAGAAGGTCATCTTGGTGCTTGGCACGAGAAGCGGTCATCTTGTGACGATCCTGATACCAGGAGAGGATATTGCGCATTACTCACTTTCAATTGAACAGATTGGCATTTCACCAACCAATGTATTCCCGGCATCTAGCCTCTTTGATGGAAAGCAGGCCTTTTTCACATGCTGTGACAACAGCCTATCCATTATGACGGACTTTTCACCAAAGGGTAGTAgattcaagaccaagacccgAATCTGGGCAACCGACTCGAACGAACCTTCAATGTCATCACCCCCCGTTCATGCAGCCTTTGGCCTCCAAGGCAGCCTTTCTGGATACGAACGCCATATGTCCCTGATGTTACTATCCGGGACACGAGTTCTTCTCGTTGATATATGGCCGCATGTTGGACCTGTTCCTCGCAACATTCTTCTCGGCGGAACACCGATGCGCGTCATCTATTCTCAGACCTGGAAGGTCTTGGTGGTTGCACACTTGAAGGATGATCGCCCGACACTCTCCTTTATCGATCCCGAAAGTGGTGCGAATGTCGCAACGGCAGCTAACAAGGATAAGCAGCCGTCCGATTTTATTTCCGGCCTAGGACATCTTGGCGACAGGATATTTGGTCTCTATGAGTGGACCTATGTCAAAGATGGGAAACATTTTCCCTTCATCATCGTAACCACTCAACATGGTCGACTGATGATTGTGTCTGTGACAGCGGTCAAGCCTGAGAGCGACGATTGCCCGACAAGAAAACTACAGTTCTGGACCCGATATAAGAAGAAGGGTTTCGCCGAGCCTATTTACACAGTCGTTGGAGACGATGTGGGTCTTCTATTTTGTGTTGGAAAGGTTCTTCACTGGGAAGTCCTGGACCTCGCGGAGAAAAAGCTCAAACCTATGAAGCAGTTCAGGCTGGATTCTCCAGCCACAACCCTGCGTGTGGAAGGCACAAAAGTCTGCGTCTTGACTGCCCAACACTCCCTTCAGGTCATTGACCTGAACGTGGAATCGGAAAGCAGTGACCCTTCTATTATCCACAGCGACCGAGTGACTCGGTTTACGGGGCATGTGATAGAGATGGGAgactctgaagaagagccaggtAAGTGGCCAGTGAGTCTTATATCCACGGCGCAAGCAGGGTTTGCAGGAGTTTGGATCCCATGGAGTCAACGCCATAAAGAGTTCGAGGTTGTCGTCGCAGGGCTTTTGCCGACATCTATCAGAAGATTCCGCAAGGGCCACACTCGGCCTTTCTGGTCGGCTGTTGACCGCCAAAAACGGTACAATACTTTGTTTAGCACGGCGGATCAGGCAGACATACTGGGAGTGTCTATTGATGGTTCACTGCACCAATTTTCATTGATAGGTTTGGATCTTTGGCGGTTCCTCAGATTGATACAGAACTTGGCATACCAGGACAAGGAGATTTGCCCCTTCGTCCGGAACAGTTACTCGTCCGGGGCCAGCGATCTGGGGATGGATCTGGATCCAGAGCTCGAGCCCCGGCGTGCCCGGGAGATGATGCATATCGATGGTGACTTATTGCAACGTTGCCTTGATATGAGTGCGCTGGAAAAGCTGGTGTTGATTGGGGACGGGATTGATTTGTTTTGCGAGTATTTGGACGGGATTGACGATGGCATATATACCGAAGGTTTCCGAGAGACTGGCTCTCAAGGACGAAAGAAGTACATTGAGCTGGGCTATGAGATTCTCGAGTATGTTCTTGCTCTAGCAATCTGA
- a CDS encoding putative translation initiation factor FUN12-like protein, whose translation MPPKKKGNKKNQQDDWEAELGESIAPPANANGTDGDANPNDDDDDGGAGGLMATLRKNKEKRKKKGIVEPEPEPESEAPAAQEPPAQAPVEANIDDEFALPEKKGKGGKQNKQAAKKPEPSAAAAADDAADGGRILTKAEKEKLKKEREKQRKKEQAAAKKKGGAAPKAAPEVEEKQEIAPVEAAPAPEPAAGGKKKKLPAHLALLQKQQEELKRQREEAAKAEAEAKAQAEEDERLAAEEEKRREEAKAIKKQKERERIEQLKKEGKYLTKAQKEEKARNERKLQQMLAAGIQVGPAGEPSEKKSKPADNRRKKGRAQQKIDEEKALAEAAERARQEAEKALKEAEEKAAREKAEAEAKAAAEKKGAESDVEDDWEAAAASDDDVKDSWDADSDDEAEKANGTSEAKAEEESGDESEEESSDDEAATAAQLAEEKRKREAAERREKAHQAALAARSKDNLRSPICCILGHVDTGKTKLLDKVRQTNVQEGEAGGITQQIGATYFPVEAIRQKTAVVNPDGKFEFKVPGLLIIDTPGHESFSNLRSRGSSLCNIAILVVDIMHGLEPQTLESMRMLRERKTPFIVALNKIDRLYGWKQVANNGFQDSLALQSKAVRNEFETRLEKTKIAFAEQGFNSELFYENKSMSKYVSLVPTSAHTGEGVPDMLKLIVQLTQERMVGSLMYLSEVQATVLEVKAIEGFGMTIDVVLSNGILREGDRIVLCGTEGAIKTNIRALLTPAPMKELRLKSAYVHNKEVKAALGVKISAPGLEGAIAGSRLMVVGPDDDEDDIEDEVESDLAVLFNRVEKTGRGVSVQASTLGSLEALLDFLKDCKIPVANVGIGPVYKRDVLQCGVMLEKAPEYAIMLCFDVKVDKEAQQYAEDNGIKIFTADIIYHLFDAFTKHMDEQLEKKKEESKMLAVFPCVLKPVKVFNKNDPIVIGVDVTEGQLRINCPVAAVRNNPTTGAKEIVKLGRVTSIEREHKQIPVCKRKEPSVAIKIEMGGNQPMYGRHLEEDETLYSLISRASIDTLKEYYRKEVSNDEWQLIIKLKPLFDIS comes from the exons ATGccgcccaagaagaagggaaacaagaagaaccagcAGGACGATTGGGAGGCCGAGCTGGGCGAGAGTATTGCCCCGCCTGCCAATGCCAACGGTACCGATGGCGACGCCAACCccaacgacgacgacgatgatggcggtGCCGGTGGCCTGATGGCTACTCTgcgcaagaacaaggagaagcgcaagaagaagggtatcGTCGAGCCTGAACCCGAACCCGAATCTGAGGCCCCAGCTGCCCAAGAGCCCCCCGCCCAAGCCCCCGTCGAGGCCAACATCGACGATGAGTTTGCTCTAcccgagaagaagggcaagggtgGCAAGCAGAACAAGcaagctgccaagaagcccgagccttctgctgctgctgctgctgacgaTGCCGCCGATGGTGGCCGTATTCTgaccaaggccgagaaggagaagctcaagaaggagcGTGAGAAGCAGCGAAAGAAGGAGCAG GCCgctgcgaagaagaagggtggcGCTGCACCAAAGGCTGCCCCtgaggtggaggagaagcaggagattGCCCCTGTTGAGGCTGCTCCCGCTCCTGAGCCCGCCGcgggaggcaagaagaagaagctccctGCCCATCTTGCTCTGCTCcagaagcagcaggaggAACTCAAGcgccaacgagaagaagctgccaaAGCCGAAGCGGAAGCGAAGGCCcaggctgaagaagacgagcGCCTAGCtgctgaggaagaaaagcgacgcgaggaggccaaggccatcaagaaacagaaggagagggagagaatcGAGCAActcaagaaggagggcaAGTATCTCACAAAGGCccaaaaggaagagaaggcccGAAATGAGCGAAAGCTTCAGCAGATGCTGGCTGCCGGTATTCAAGTTGGACCTGCAGGCGAGCCCAGtgagaagaagtccaagCCTGCGGACAACAGGAGAAAGAAGGGCCGCGCCCAACAAAAG atcgatgaggagaaggctctcgcagaagctgctgagcgagctcgacaagaagctgagaaggctttgaaggaagctgaagagaaggCTGCCCGTGAGaaggccgaggccgaggccaaggctgctgccgAAAAGAAGGGTGCCGAGAGTGATGTGGAGGATGATTgggaggctgctgctgcttctgatgACGATGTCAAGGACAGCTGGGATGCCGATTCTGACGATGAGGCCGAAAAGGCCAACGGCACATCGGAAGcgaaggctgaagaagagtctGGAGACGAATCCGAGGAGGAGTCTTCCGATGATGAGGCTGCCACAGCTGCACAGTTGGCGGAGGAGAAGCGGAAGCGAGAGGCTGCTGAGCGTCGTGAAAAGGCTCACCAGGCCGCCCTTGCTGCCCGATCCAAGGATAACCTGCGATCGCCTATTTGCTGTATTCTGGGCCACGTCGATACTGGAAAGACAAAGCTCCTGGACAAGGTCCGTCAAACTAATGTCCAAGAAGGTGAAGCTGGTGGTATTACACAACAGATCGGTGCCACGTACTTCCCTGTTGAAGCCATCCGACAAAAGACGGCTGTTGTCAACCCTGACGGCAAGTTCGAGTTCAAGGTCCCcggtcttctcatcatcgacacaCCTGGTCACGAGTCCTTCTCTAACCTCCGATCTCGTGGTTCTTCGCTCTGTAACATTGCCATTTTGGTCGTCGATATCATGCACGGTCTCGAGCCCCAGACACTCGAGTCTATGCGCATGCTGAGAGAGCGCAAGACTCCATTCATCGTCGCCCTCAACAAGATCGATCGTCTCTACGGCTGGAAGCAGGTTGCCAACAACGGTTTCCAGGACAGTTTGGCTCTCCAGAGCAAGGCTGTCCGCAACGAATTTGAGACCCGCCTCGAAAAGACCAAGATTGCCTTCGCTGAGCAGGGTTTCAACTCCGAGCTCTTCTACGAGAACAAATCCATGTCAAAGTACGTCTCGCTTGTGCCCACTTCGGCACACACTGGCGAGGGTGTCCCTGACATGTTGAAGCTCATTGTCCAGCTCACTCAAGAGCGTATGGTTGGCTCTCTCATGTATCTCTCTGAGGTCCAGGCCACTGTGCTCGAAGTTAAGGCTATTGAGGGTTTCGGTATGACCATCGATGTAGTCCTGTCCAACGGTATCTTGCGAGAAGGTGATCGCATTGTGCTGTGCGGTACAGAAGGGGCTATCAAGACAAATATCAGAGCACTGCTTACACCAGCACCCATGAAGGAATTGCGTCTCAAGTCCGCCTATGTACACAATAAGGAGGTTAAGGCTGCCCTAGGTGTCAAGATCAGCGCCCCTGGTCTAGAGGGTGCCATCGCTGGCTCACGCCTGATGGTTGTTGGTcccgatgacgacgaagacgatattgaggatgaggttgagtcCGATCTTGCTGTCCTCTTCAACCGTGTCGAGAAAACTGGTCGCGGTGTCAGTGTCCAAGCGTCGACTCTTGGTTCGCTCGAGGCTCTGCTCGATTTCCTCAAGGACTGCAAGATTCCCGTTGCCAATGTTGGTATCGGCCCCGTTTACAAGCGTGATGTCCTGCAGTGCGGTGTTATGTTGGAGAAGGCACCAGAGTATGCCATCATGCTCTGTTTCGATGTCAAGGTCGACAAGGAAGCACAGCAGTATGCAGAGGACAATGGCATCAAGATCTTTACAGCTGATATTATTTATCATCTGTTCGATGCCTTCACCAAGCATATGGACGAGcaactcgagaagaagaaggaagagtccAAGATGCTTGCTGTCTTCCCTTGTGTACTGAAGCccgtcaaggtcttcaacAAGAACGACCCCATTGTTATTGGCGTTGATGTCACTGAGGGTCAGCTCCGAATCAACTGTCCTGTCGCCGCTGTCAGGAATAACCCTACAACCGGTGCCAAGGAGATCGTCAAACTGGGCAGAGT TACATCAATTGAGCGAGAGCACAAGCAAATTCCCGTGTGTAAGCGAAAGGAGCCTTCTGTCGCTATCAAGATCGAGATGGGTGGCAACCAGCCCATGTACGGCCGCCAtctggaagaagacgagaccCTTTATAGTTTGATATCTCGAGCCAGTATCGACACCCTCAAGGAATACTACAGAAAGGAGGTCAGCAACGATGAGTGgcagctcatcatcaagctcaagcccTTATTCGACATTTCATAA
- a CDS encoding probable HYP2-translation initiation factor eIF5A.1, with translation MAAPNDAEHEMTFDSADAGASLTYPMQCSALRKNGFVVIKNRPCKIVDMSTSKTGKHGHAKVHLVATDIFTGKKYEDLSPSTHNMDVPNVSRREYQLLDISDDGFLSLMTDDGDTKDDVPLPDNEVGQKITKLFKEEEKDTNVIVLTSMGEECAMEAKEAPNQG, from the exons ATGGCCGCCCCTAACGATGCTGAG CATGAGATGACCTTCGATTCGGCCGATGCCGGTGCCTCTCTTACCTACCCTATGCAGTGCTCTGCTCTGCGTAAGAACGGTTTCGTCGTGATCAAGAACCGCCCTTGCAAGATCGTCGACATGTCCACCTCCAAGACCGGAAAGCACGGTCACGCCAAGGTCCATCTCGTTGCTACCGACATCTTCACTGGCAAGAAGTACGAGGATCTTTCTCCCTCTACTCACAACATGGACGTCCCCAACGTCTCTCGTCGCGAGTACCAACTG CTCGACATCTCCGACGACGGTTTCCTCTCTCTCATGACCGATGACGGTGACACCAAGGACGATGTCCCCCTTCCCGACAACGAGGTTGGCCAGAAGATcaccaagctcttcaaggaggaggagaaggacaccA ACGTTATCGTTCTCACTTCCATGGGCGAGGAGTGCGCCATGGAAGCCAAGGAGGCCCCCAACCAGGGTTAA
- a CDS encoding related to SAC2 protein: protein MWLDRLAGGPASSPGPSTPQPGGRVYPKRTSSTLSPYVTSQRPGISPRGSSLSLVSNDSTISLLSSSRRPNGSNLRQASTIDTGSDSLEVLETLLAGFSSDREQADKKTAINEDDINFEAVFGGLSLKELATSEPPDTITISNRKPKTAEESENDRTELEDLHRSIEACDDVLNSVEISLANFRNDLALVSADIESLQTRSTALNRRLENRKQVEKALGPLVEELSLPPEVISKISEGHIDETWAKMLAELDRRSTLFKKKSETQTSNAAKDLEPIIDKLTFKAIERIRDFIVAQIKALRSPHINAQIIQQQSFLRYKDLYTFLHKHHPTLANEIALAYMNTMRWYYLNQFSRYEKALGKIRLHILDKNDALGHEDATRKATVLSSNRAPGPPHDAFNLGRRIDLLKTNNQAALSSYLAEEDQSTHYLEVPFRNFNLALIDNATAEYTFMATFFSPALSYSQISKNFDYVFEATFELGRTLSKTLIGETYDALGLLLCIRLNQHFAFELQRRKVPAVDGYINATTMLLWPRLQVIMDRHCDSVRHLSNAVPAKPSRAEVAKLSAAPHVVTQRFGQLLHGLLALSTDAGDDEPVVSSLRRLRSEVETFLTRQAELFGDKRKSGRFLYNNYSLILTIISDANGKLADEQQEHFEELKTQYQETS, encoded by the exons ATGTGGCTCGACCGACTGGCGGGAGGCCCGGCCAGCAGTCCTGGACCCTCTACGCCTCAACCCGGTGGCAGAGTATATCCTAAAAGAACCTCGAGCACTCTGAGCCCATATGTCACATCTCAGCGTCCTGGGATTTCTCCACGAGGCTCCTCGCTATCACTCGTCTCCAATGATTCCACCATCTCACTCCTTTCGTCTTCGCGAAGGCCTAATGGTTCCAACTTGAGGCAGGCCTCAACAATAGACACGGGATCTGATTCTTTGGAGGTGCTAGAGACTTTGCTAGCAGGCTTTTCGAGTGACCGCGAACAAGCCGACAAGAAAACTGCCATTAATGAGGACGATATCAACTTCGAGGCCGTATTTGGGGGATTGTCATTAAAGGAGCTTGCCACCTCCGAACCTCCTGATACAATCACAATCAGCAACCGCAAGCCAAAAACGGCAGAAGAGA GCGAGAATGATAGAACCGAACTCGAAGATCTTCACCGGTCGATAGAAGCATGTGACGATGTACTCAATTCAGTTGAAATCAGCCTTGCCAACTTCCGTAACGACCTTGCCCTGGTATCCGCAGACATCGAATCTTTGCAAACCCGATCGACAGCCTTGAATAGAAGATTGGAAAACCGGAAACAAGTTGAGAAGGCACTGGGGCCTCTGGTAGAAGAGCTAAGCTTGCCACCCGAAGTTATCTCTAAGATCTCTGAGGGGCACATCGATGAGACATGGGCAAAGATGCTCGCCGAACTGGATCGCAGGTCGACTctatttaaaaagaagtcCGAAACTCAAACTAGTAATGCGGCAAAGGACCTCGAACCGATTATTGACAAGCTCACTTTCAAG GCAATCGAGCGCATACGAGACTTCATCGTGGCTCAGATCAAAGCACTACGTTCACCGCATATCAATGCCCAAATCATTCAGCAACAAAGTTTCCTTCGATACAAGGATCTTTACACATTCCTGCACAAACATCATCCGACTCTCGCAAATGAGATCGCCCTTGCATATATGAACACTATGCGGTGGTACTACCTTAATCAGTTTTCCCGGTATGAGAAGGCTCTCGGGAAAATCAGGCTTCACATATTAGACAAGAACGACGCTCTTGGCCACGAAGATGCAACTCGCAAGGCTACTGTTCTTTCGAGCAACAGGGCGCCAGGGCCTCCTCATGATGCATTTAACCTTGGCCGGCGCATTGACCTTCTGAAAACTAACAATCAAGCGGCACTCTCCTCATATCTCGCCGAAGAAGACCAATCAACTCACTACCTCGAAGTACCCTTCCGCAACTTCAACCTGGCACTTATTGACAATGCCACGGCGGAATACACGTTCATGGCCACCTTTTTCTCTCCCGCATTGTCCTACAGCCAGATTTCGAAGAACTTTGACTATGTCTTCGAGGCTACCTTCGAGCTCGGCAGAACCCTTTCCAAGACTCTGATAGGGGAGACATACGACGCGCTTGGCCTACTTCTTTGTATCCGGCTGAACCAGCATTTTGCTTTTGAGCTCCAGCGCCGAAAGGTCCCTGCTGTGGATGGCTACATCAATGCTACGACCATGCTCCTGTGGCCCCGTCTTCAGGTCATAATGGATCGTCACTGCGATTCTGTGCGCCACCTCAGCAATGCTGTGCCCGCCAAACCGAGCCGCGCCGAAGTCGCTAAACTGTCTGCGGCACCTCATGTTGTGACCCAGCGTTTCGGGCAGCTGTTGCACGGCTTATTGGCCCTCAGCACTGATGCTGGTGATGACGAACCTGTTGTGTCCAGCCTGCGCCGCTTGCGCTCCGAAGTTGAGACCTTTCTTACTCGTCAAGCTGAGCTCTTCGGCGACAAGCGTAAGAGCGGGCGCTTCTTGTATAACAACTACTCACTTATCCTCACCATTATCAGCGATGCGAACGGTAAGCTTGCTGATGAGCAGCAGGAGCATTTCGAAGAACTGAAGACTCAGTACCAAGAGACGTCCTAG